From the genome of Salvia splendens isolate huo1 chromosome 7, SspV2, whole genome shotgun sequence:
TATACCATCAATGCAATCCAAACCATATCAATATTACCTTGTGCTTTTAGAATAACATCCGGCATATTGTTGCGTGGTGATAACTTGGCTAATCGGCTAGAAGATGGCGCTGATTTTGCACTAGCAGCAGTTTTTCCTATGTTTCCATCTGCAAGAAAAGGATCATACCGACACCATCAAAGCGATTAAATAATCATTTCATTTCATCCTACAACCATATGTATTCATCTTATTCACATATTTTTAATGACCTTTACACAATACAGATATTAGAACAAGTTCATCCTAAAATGAACACACTTCATATACCACACAGATAAATCATTCACAAGCCCTCAACTGACACAAATCAGAAGTAAATACTTCATCAGATGCAGAAAAGATTTCATCTTATAATTGTAAACCTTcacatatacatacatactacTTCAGCTAGTGTCGTCAAGATTTCATCTTACAATTGTATGCGTTCAGATCACATCTTTAAAACCTTCACCCAACTCACCAATTTTGGCCAGAATTCAGCCGATTCTGAAGATACTCCATAAAACATCTATAAAACCTTCACCCAACACGACAATTTTGGACATACTGTAGACGAATCTGAACATATTTCATCTTATAGGTTGATAGGTTCAGTACATTAGTCCAACATACTTCAACCAACAAATTCAACCAAGATTAAATTAAAAACAAGAACTTCAGTGAACTAAATACAAGTGAAACcgtgaaaaaaaataaaaattccagATTGAAAAGATTTCATCTGATGAAACCCTAATCCCAACTGACACAAATCAAAAGTAAATACTTCATCAGATGCAGAATAGATTTCATCTGAGCTCACCAGAAACGTTTGGTTCAATTCGGCGTGGGCTATACAAGGGTTTGGCTTTGGGCGGGAGTGGCGGTCTAGATTTTCCAGACGAGTGTCTTGTTACTAATTAtaagaaaaacaataataaGCATCTGAACTAAATTAACACATGCAATGAACTAAAGAACGAACTAAACTCACCGGGACCGGAACCAGTGTTGGAACGCAACGACCGCTCATCTACAACCAAAAAGAACGAGATTAGTTCAACTCGTTTTGGTAGAATGTAACCATTATTAACGACAATGAGTACCCTTCAATTTGCTCCGCCTCGTGTCCACCATGGTGAGAATCTGTAGACAGCTAGTGATGAGGAAGGGGAGGGAGAGCGCTACGGCTGAGAAATGGGGTAGTGAAACGGCGGAGTAGAGGGTGGGGGTAAAGCTGAAGCGGCGGAGAGTAGAGTGGGAAGTGGGATGGGTGCGATTTTTACCCTAATTCACAATACCGTCATTAGCGCCCCCTCATGTTTACCATATTTGACCACATTAACAAAAGACTAATCAGCCCTTGGCTGAATAAATTAATTCACGGGATGAATGTCGGATTTAAGATGTAGGATGTTTAATCTCAGCCACTAAATTAAAATCCATTGGCTaatatttagtctctagttctacactaagaAGGTGTTGTGGGAATAaggggaccctatatatatatatatatatatatatatatatatatatatatatatatatatatatatatatatatagggttttcaTCTATCAAAAGAAGCCCCTAAGTATAGAAATACAGACCATATACCCACCGTTAGATTTGGAGATGAACTGGATATGAATGGCCACGATCTGGATTGGTCAACGTTTTCAGGAGCGATTTGTGTCATATAAGGGTAATTTAGGGATAGAAAATATAATGAACCGCCCTTCCATTTTTTAAGAGTGGATTAATTGGGATCATTACTCCACATGCTATTAAGTTGAATCTTCGATTCCCACGCCATTCAGTTCCTCTCTCTCACCAAAAATACATCACTAAATCAGCAAACCCTACAGACTAGAATCAAACCAAATCGTCTCTGCGTCAAAATCACCCAAACCCTACCAAACTCAAACTATATTTTCGGCGACGAAGGAATCGTCTGGGCATCAAAATCGACTTCAAACCCATACTTGACAAGCACGATTTGTAGAGCGTCTTCTTCAACCATGGAGGACACAAGATCTTCTGGAACCGCGACACATGACGGAAAAGGtttgtaagtttttttttttacaatttgaCCGAAACTCAACTCAAATCTGACCCAGAATTCAATTTCATTGGTTGGCTGTGACCTAGTCTATGAACGAAATACTGGGAAGAAGAAGGCACCGGCAAAACCTAAAGACCAGAAAGGTATGTCGACTACATTGTCTGGGTTATTATTTGAAGGAATGAAATTTTAGTTCTTTTTTGTGCACTCTGTTTTTTGTTCGTGTGTTTTTTCATAATCTGCTTTGTTTGTGTAAATGTTAAACACTAAATTATTGATGCTTCATGTACAGCATCACAAAAAAAATCTCTGCAGAAAGTGAAAAAGGGGTAGCAAATGCAAGAGTTGTTACTAATTCTGGAAAAGGTCAGACAAAATAAATCATGACTTGATTTGATTGTGATTATATCTCAACTACATAATTGTTGTTTATTGAAGAGTATTAACCTCGTCTTGATGCAACGAATTTGGAGGCAAAAGTGGGCAAAGATAATTGATAGTAACGTTATGTCATACTAATACGATTCTGAAATCGACGAGGAGGGTGATCCAAAAGCGTACTTCAACAATGGTCGACAATCGAGCTTCTGGATCGGCGAGGCATGACGGAAAAGGTTAGTATGATTTCGTACAACGATtgacttaaaatttacaaaatctGGCAAAATTTTCACTTCAATTGGTTGGATGTCACGTAGTGTATCAGAGAACGACGTGAAGAAGAAGATACCGCCGATCCCAAAAGCACCGAAAGGATGTTTAGATTACCACTATTTTAATGAAACGGTGTTAAGAGCTTGTAATTCTCTtttttaaatcatgttatatgtCGGTTGGATGTCATTGTTACTATATATTATTTCATCTGTAAGATGAGATAAACTTCCATTACAATGACCTTGGAATGCTTTCCTCTTGTTTCTTGTAGACGATAGCCCATGTGATTAGCATTATTCGATACATTGGATCATAGTAAATGAATATTTGTGCCATAGCATTGTTAAGTTAATTTGTGTCATAATATACCAACATTCGAGGCATGGCATAAAACTACTGAGGTACCAGAATATCTCATACAATTTGATCGAAATGTTCGTATCAAACAAACTGAATATTAGTGTGACCGAAGAATATTCTCATGTTttgaacatattaaaaaaaaccaaaTACACGATTGTTCTCATGttttaaacatattaaaaaatcaaatattagTACGAGAGAAGAATACACAAACAATAACCAAAAACATCATCTATgtttttgggtcatactaaacgaATATTTGAGTCATGGAAACATATGGGTAAATTGGGTCATAATAATCGAATATTCGAGACATGACATAAAACTACTGAGTACAATAATATTGTTATAATGCCCAAAACATAATCTATTCTTTTGGTCATACTAGATGAATATTTGGGTCATGGAAACTTATGGGTAAATTGAGTCATAATAATCCCATATTCGAGTCATGACAAAAAACTACTGAGTACCAGAATGCATAATACAAATCTGAACGAACTGAGTAATTTCAAACAACGTGACATTGCAAATAAAATGGactaaaaaaaacttaaactGGCGTTActtcaaaaacaaaatacatggtATCAAACTTCAGAATTTCATCAATTGGTTTCTTCTTTTGGGCTGCGAAGTAGAATGTGTGTCGGATTCCATTTTTGGAGTTGGGATCTGCCAACGACAATGATGTACAATTGGAAATGGAACAGATTAAATCTGGAAAACGATTGGATTTGGGATCTTCCAACGACGATGGTAtagaattgagaatggaaaaGATTAATCTGATACAAGTATAATGGAAGTTTGATGGTACAGtggctgaagaagatgaagataggAAGGAGATGAAGTTgatgaaaataaaatcataactcACGCGTAAGATTTGTTAGTGGAAAGATAAATGGCAAGATTATAGGAGATACCATAACAATAGAAATATAGCTAATGACTATATTAACCTTATTGGATTTTTAGGCATTAAAATAATAGGATTTACGTAATTAATTGAGCCATTAGATCCTTTAAAATCTAGATGATCTCGCCAGATccaaaggctgaaaattggcCTCTATTTCTTGATTTAAACCCATTCTTGTTTGGATcaaaatcctatatatatatatagagagagagagcctTTTTTACTTACAGAAATTAAAATAGTTAGAATAGGCTATTTTTTATAGATTGATACCACCTTGTGTGGTGATCGGTGAGCACTATTCTGAGTGTATGATAAACAAGTAATGTATGATATGGGGGCAGCCTTTGTTTCAGTTTAGCTACTGAAGCACTGCCAGTCACTAATGGCCAAGCCACTTGATGGGAATGTAATTTTCTGGCCTTATTATCTTTATCCTGTTTCACTTTATACATACTTATGTTTTAGGATCTTttaagtactattattttatgtcACTTGTTCTGCAGCTACTAAGATTGATTTAACTTTTACTTGGTCGAAGTTTTATAAGCATATTTGAGTTAATGTACAAGATGTTAATTATACTCCAAGTTTAGATACCCATCGGCCATCACTTCCGCTTTAATgcatcaattatttatttacttgttttTGAGATATACCCATCACTCATCTTTAATGCATCAAAAAATTGACGTGAAATATTAATTAGTTTTGTCATTTGTCCAACATATTGGTAAGTTACGTTTTAATGGGGATAATCTGAAAATCTCCTTTGCCTTATAGTACTATCATTTGATTAGGCTATTTGGTTCTCACTAAGACGAGATGTTTGACAACGGACCCCATAATCGAAAAAGACAGCCATGACAAGATAATTTGCTCAAGGTTGGTCTGCAACTGAAACTCAGAAAAAATGAGGCTGAATTAAACAATCTGATATTAACATAATacttataaaaacaaaatatgagTGACAACACATTAATTCACATTTGACATTGATGGAGTGAAAGAAGAAATGGAGAATATACAAAGCTTAACCCAGATTGATGGCTTCTATACACTCATATCAATCAAAGAAGCCCACCTGCTCGTAGGGAACTTTTCCCATCTCCATCATGTGTATTGTATATCTACCATGCTTATAGACTTCACACCTTCTTCATCAACAAAAACTATACACAGTGGATCTCCGCTTGATCTTCATTACATCTCATACACCACTGTCCTCGTGTTTGTTTGCCAAAAACCAAAGACAAAAAGACGCTTCATTTACACAGGGATCACGTCTGCATTTTGACTTTCATCACAAGTCAAAGTAAGGCCTTCAATGTATGTCGGCAGAAGGCAGCATGGCCAGCGACAACCGGTTGAGACCGGCTCAGAAGGTGGGACGATCATGAGCACGTTGTCCAGTCGTCGAACCATTCCCATAACACTCACGGTACTTGCTTCTTTTATATATCTGCAGAATCAAATGTATTACACATGTTTTCAAAAGCAAAATATGATATATAAAAATCCGCAACATGCCTCTGTTGACACAAAGAAGCAGGGATAATAAATTACTTCCTAGGAGAAATTGTCTGCTTATGTAACTCATTACAAAACCAGCAATGTAAGCAGATAAATCTTGAAATCTCATGCTTTATGCAACATCTTGTTGATAATGAAAGCACAAAATCTCCATAAAATGAATGAATCGTATAGCCATAACTCAAGCATGTAAATGGTGGTGTTCAAAGCGATACATCATAGAAGATGCAACCTTATGATTTGAGTTAGTGAAGCAGTATCTTTCTCAGCACTAACCTCCGAGTATGTGCATGCCCAAGAGAACCATCTTTGTTTGGGATTAGCTGGTTTTACACCACAGCCTCTATATTCATATAATTCTGAGGACGCATACACACACCTTTGTACCTTCTGGAAAGAAGTTTCAAGGGGTATGCTGCCACAAGTGACGACCTGCCAAAAACCAACCAACATTTGATAAATACAGGTACTTTGAAAGCGAAAGTAACTTAGGCAAACTGATGCAACTAAACTGAGTGCTAGTGGCTTCTATATTACTACAACTTATGACCATGACAACTCTTTTCAGCTATGGTTCCTAGAATCAGGATATATCAGGAAAAAATGCTGACTTTAGCACTCCTACTAGCATCTGACCTTGCAATAGGTAGAATGACACACTTTCAAACAAAGATCTGTGCTGTTCAAGCTTGTGAAGATAATAATAAGACACACTTTTCGATAAGGTCGGGTTCTAGCTTCTAAGCACATGAAATGATGCAAGTACATGTGCAAGTTCACAACAGAACTAGACATAATTTTAGCTAAGTGAGTTATGCCTAAACAAATGTGACATAAGTTAAAGCAGGCAGTGAAGAATGGCAACATGTTTCCCGGTTACCCGCATCACTGTATAACTGATACCACTCGGGCATAATTTGTCTCACTTATGTTATAGGCATGTTGGCATGGAGATACAGAAGTTACTTGCAACATCTGAAACAAATAAACTGTGCAGAGGAGCATTGCCTCATTGCCAGTTCAATTAACTTACTAGCGCAAAGAGACCCGTTCTCATCGACTCCTAAGAGCTTAAATCTCCACTTCCACGGGCATATCACTATTATTGAATATACTTATCGCAACATTTAGTTATTTTTAAGTCAAACCTAAATTACAAGTAAATGATCCAGATCTGAAAAACCAGATGAAGGTAAAACAATCAAATTACGCCGCTTCATAGTGAAATATTGACACACTTGATGATCAAATTATCAGAAAAGATACACCCTAAAAAATTTTACCAGGTCAATTTCCACCACTATCATAATCCAAATAAAACAGGTATTCCCCCAAATTGCTGATTTTCATATCCAATGCTCCAGTAGTCAAACTGGTcccctatttttatataaatataaaatatatatactagaGAGAGAGGAGATCCGCCGAGTGCCATAATTAGCAACAAGCTGGGaataacatactccctccgtcccggactacttgcactattttcctttttgggcgtcccaagttacttgcactctttccatttttagtaaaaattaaacCCTACAgtcgcaattgttgactttgctatacactcattccttaatctccgtgccgaaaagcaaaggggcgagtagcccgggacggagggagtactaggcagaagatgaaattgggcgtaattaaatattcaaaattccGCAAAATTCTCCTAATAATTTGGCACTAAAAAACAAAGGCGTAATTACCCCGGTGACCGTGACGAACTGCCCATCAACGGCGCCCCTGAGCTCAGCATCTGGATACTTGTTTAAGAATCCCAACACGCCGCGATTCCTGTAGGCGTAATTCCACACAAAAATGACGACAATCGGCACCAATAacgccaccaccgccaccagAATGACCGGCTTCTTGACGGACGCCATGAGAAACACCCCGACCACCAGccccatcaccaccaccactaaaAACATCCACATTGCCACCTTCGAAACCTTAAACCCTAATTTCACCTCGTCGCCTAGGCTCGTGACTGCGGAGCCGTAAGCCGCCTTTTTGAACGAGCTCGGCGCCCCCGGTGCGTCCAGCTGCCCCGACCTCCGGTTCGAGCTGAGCGGGCCCGAGGTGATGAGGCCGATGGGCTGAATCGGCGTCATCGGCCCGGAGAAGGAAGAGGACGAGGACTTCTTGCTCATAGGCCCCGAATTCTTCCCCATTTGGCCGGAATTGGGGCCGGATCTAGCAGATCCGCTGTTGTGCTGGGAGGAGGAGGGCTGGCGCGAGGGGAGCTTTGGGGGGACAACCGGCGGCGGGTGGTGGTGGTAGATATATTAAggttttgcatatcttttcatatatatttgtttttgttcaataagttaggtgagcttgttatcattttaattattcaatcaatcaatataCTATTTTGGCCAAGTCCATATGTGATTCTTTGGATCCCAAATTCCTTAAGCTACCTACTGCCCGACGGAAtctctccgcgcacagccggaacgtatatctgctccgtagccgttgcccgacggaTTGAAACTCGCGCACAGCCGCATAGATTATctctccgccgaccctcacgggcgccggatttatttgttttgttattttttgctttattggatcgttagggatttagATCCTTAACATGGTCCCCACTGGATAGGTCGACGCCGTACATTCTACCGAGCTCGCCGAATTTCTTAACGTGGCCGCCGGCCCGAGACCATCAGCTCCTTGAGCTGCTGCTCAGGCCGGCCCGAGACCATCAGCCCGTTACTCAGCTGGTGCGACCCGCTCCAGACGCTCATTTTTTCCTTGAGAGAGAGGAAATCAAAGTGAGAGAGATAGGAAAAAGGTTTTGTAGGTGTGGGTAGAGTGAGAGTGTAGTGCAGGTGGGAAGAGAAGGTAATGGAGGAGGCGAGGCCTGAAATTACCAAAGAGGGTCTACTGTCAACATGAAATGACCTTTTTCTCCTTGTCTCTCTGTTGAGAATAAGATGCTCCATTTCCGATGACTAATttttaacttaattttttttttcatctgtAAATGCCCGTATTGTTAACAATGATTAATTTACTGATTATTGATTACGTGgcatcaaatttaattttatattgacAAGGCAACTCTTACTTAAATGAaccatttattttgtatttaaaaaGCTAGCGCTTTGTTAAATGATGAATAGATGATGGAAACCTTAACAATAAATCTCAACTGATGCATAAATTGGAGGAGATAATGACTAATTcatgaaattaaaatagaaatatatttgaaataGAAAATGACATTTATATATAGGTAAGCATCATAAGttgatagtagtactaattttgaATTGATGATGTTTCCGTACACAATATAATGATTTGAAATACTACCAAATTAATGAAAGACCAGTAAAAAGCTTGGCTGTGATGGATCATGGATGAGTTGTTAATCGACTTTCTCAAATCTCACTACCCAAAACGGAAATAAAGAAATGTACTAGTATGATTTATGGAGTGTATTGATAAAGTATGGGATTAGTAAATCAACGACTGTTATTTAATAAGCTGAATAAACAAAGTTTAATGTGCGAATGCAATTCTTTATGGAATTTGATGTGTAGCGTTATAAGTGTCGGTAGCAATAAGGTTTGGGGTGTACGTGGGTTCCATACGAAAATGATATTCCCAAACATTAGATTTTCTGACCTTTTATTCTTCCcaaaggaaaaataaatacttaaaaataattaaatattcataTTCTGACGACAAAAAAATATGCTAATATAGAAGATTAGTTAAGATCCATGAATAAAATGGCCATCTCAAATGCGGGATTGTGGAGGGACCTATGTAACTTGTCCAGCCTTGCTCTTCCATAATACATTCCCCCAATTTAATATGCGGATTCGAGTTCTCCATCAAATTgactaaattaaatattgatgttttattcattttcttgtttttatttaaattctacTCCATGTAATAGGTTATTCAGGTATATTATTTGATAGATAATAAatgtcaaaataaataaattatgtagTTAACTCCGGAAAAAAACTGCTTCCTCCATCCCAAGATAATGATGCGTTTCTTTTTTGCACATTTTTTGAGATTGAGAAAATGATACTCCAATATaaaatagttagagtggagaaagagtaaaagtaagagagagaataatatagataaagactcttctctatactattttctctcttactttactctttattcactctaactattttattctatcatttttttcaaaacgagtgcgaaAAAAAAAACGTCTCAtttatcttgggacggatggagtaccaTTTTGAACAAAAACTTTATAAATTGGACCGGATCAGGCTGCGAACC
Proteins encoded in this window:
- the LOC121740768 gene encoding uncharacterized membrane protein At1g16860-like; this encodes MGKNSGPMSKKSSSSSFSGPMTPIQPIGLITSGPLSSNRRSGQLDAPGAPSSFKKAAYGSAVTSLGDEVKLGFKVSKVAMWMFLVVVVMGLVVGVFLMASVKKPVILVAVVALLVPIVVIFVWNYAYRNRGVLGFLNKYPDAELRGAVDGQFVTVTGVVTCGSIPLETSFQKVQRCVYASSELYEYRGCGVKPANPKQRWFSWACTYSEIYKRSKYRECYGNGSTTGQRAHDRPTF